CACCATCGACTGAGACCGTACCTACGATTTTACCAAGTACTTCCGATCCGTTTTCCAAATTACCAACGCCGAAAATTCTCGTATTCGAAGGGGGTTGAATAGTTTCGCACAGGGTGACTGCAGTTGACGCTCGCATCACACATACGCTACTACCATTATCGATCAACGCTCCCGAAATCGTTTTTCCGTTGATAACAGCcgttttcacatatttttcacGATCAACACCTAACGCTGTATTGACCAGAAGGACGGATTCGGACTTTTTCGTTTCAGGATCAGGAACAACCGGTTTTTCGTTTTCACTTTCAGCAACGTCAGGTTTCGATTTACTAGATTCAAATTCACGAAGTCGTTTGCTCCAATCGGCAGCTTTCGAATAATCGTAAATACGTAGATAATTCGCCATATCTTCGGACTTAAACCCAGCACAAACAGCATTTTTCGATTCTGCAACGGATGCACCAACATCTTTAGCTAAACGCAGCTTATCGAAGATGTATTCGATTGATGATTCGTTATCTTGTTGACATCGCGCGGAGAAACGTTCCCACTTGTCAACCACGTTTCCATCATCTTCGCCAATAAACGTTTCCCAAAAACAACTTCGAAAATCGGACCACGATTTGATATCGTCCGCATTGAGTAGATACCAACTTTTGGCTGCTTTCGTAAGTAATCGCTTCGCAGTTTCCAGCTTTTGTAGTTTATTCCAACCACCGATCAGGCCTTGATTTTCGACGCTTTTCAACCATTCTTTTGCTTCAGTAGCAGACACCTCACCCGTAAACTTCGATATTTCCGGCAGTAGCACTGCGCTGCTAGCTGCTTGGACGATTTCGCTAACGGTATTCATTGAGAGGTCCACTTTCGATGGAGAAAAAGGTGGCGAttgatttcgtttcgttttgacCATGCTTTCGGCAGAAATCGCGAACAACACACAAAAACACactttcaattattcaaaacacTTCGTTGACGCACATTCGACCACTTCTGAAATATGTAGGAAACATATTAACAATTAACGAACAATTAATaacgtttattataaaaaaaataacaaggaaTATAATTATTACATCTTAACGCTTCGAATATCATAACAAGAATACTCGTACATCACGTACACACGAGGAGAGAGACACAACGAGCGTAATTACCGGGAATTACCCGTGAGGTTTACCACAGCCAGTGACGAGGAGGGGAAGTTGGGTCtgcatttctgcaaaaaatttcgcgatttttaaattttgaaaaagttaaactgtattttcctttcattttaatttcatttttaattttaattttactacaCATTTTTATAAACACCACGtaacattttttgacaccttTCTCACGTTGCTGTTTTTATACTTCTCATTCTCATATCTCATCACTAATGAATgagaatgattttgaattttgattctgaatttgaaatttaatacatACCCCAAAATTCGTAGCACATTGCCTGGGCTTGAATTCAGCCATTCCCTGAGTGAATgttaaatctcaaaaattaccaagcTACGAGTGAttgacatttcaagtttcaacaaaaAGATTAACAAGCATCGTAATAATTTTGCCATCAGAATTCGAATGCTTGAAATCAGAAATGAAACTCTAAAGTAAGAAAGCTACCTAGGGTAGGGAGTATTGTATTCCAactcgtacaatttttttttttgaatcgaacaaagatagatcgaagagtaggtatacaaaaatgtatcaccagccaaaattccaAATGCTGAATgcattttggtgaatttttgaaagttaaagaacccaaaaataagaaaaaaatcaaatttactatATTAGGTAGGTGCTCTGTAGAGCTGAAATTCAagatttactcaatttttgatttttgacccaCCAAATCGAATGGAAACGGCTTCGAACCGTTGGAGTACCTCTgtcctctacctacctatgtagttttggagccttcagcagattttagaaatttgaaaattatctagTTGCTACCGAATGTTGATTTGTATTTGTAAGGGGAATCGCTTGAACCGAAATTGGCGAGATTTTcctatttcaaagaaaatctaTTGAAGAAGAGTATGTTCCAAAGGCCAATTTAATATACCCTCCTTCAagttttaaccaaaatttcaagtgtagAGAAGagacacattttaaaaattttgatgaagattACAGCTTTCTAGgaatttggtgacattttgatatatttttctcatttttggttcaatgtttgattattaaaaattcaccaaaaaataaaaatcgaaaaaagcactccaactcctgaaattttggctggtggtatatttttgTATACTCTTTTGGTCTAGCATGTGTTGGGTTCAAAAATTGCGCATTGCATAATAATTTCTCAATCGTTTTTCTTATTGAAAACTAAGTGCGAGTAAATTAAATAAGTAGTTTGCAGAGGCACTCACTGTTTCATTTGTCTTTTCATTCGTAACTTTTCCTGTATTTATGATTAAAGTAAACAAAACTATCAAACGTGATATTACGTTAGTCAAAATGAGTGACATGACTccctgaaatttcataaatcaaGATgttcataaataaaataaaacgcaaTAAATGATACATACATTTATCATctgtatatttaaaattttatgatggAGATAATCTGAAGCATTCGTTAATCATTGCTTAGGCTTCGGCTAGTCTATTAGCTAAAACATAAGCTAGGTATATACGTATTAATTAAGTAATTATgaactgaaaattaattacaagTTACAACTTTATGATAATCAGTACAGCGAAGCCGAAGAGCATATTAcaatacaaatacaaatacaaataatttttacacaatcaaatcaaaatgtttatggattacgattacgaatttCGCTGATTATTTTGGTTTCTTTCATTCAATGAAGATTGAAGATGTCAGAATTTCTTCGTGTTCTCTCACTTTCTACAGATTCTTTTCttcgagttcatttttattttgaaacgctgtttcttttattttctaatcaatttaaaagttttaagTTGAAAACTAACCAGCAAGCAGCAACTGAACCCTCAAattatgtttgaaattgaaatttgaagaatattccaaattcgaataacaaattttttattttgtcaaaaaaattaatttttttttttttttgaaaaatgagcggCGATCTGGATCAAATGTTACCATTCAGAACACCGAACGTGAAAAATTACTATAATCAGAACTATTTTTGTTTATAAGTTCGcaacattgataaaattgaatgaaagaaACCGGTCGCAAgtccaaaaaataacaaaccaATGGATGCGAACTGCACATTATTGAAGAAGTTGAAGTGAATAAGGAGTTTACGAAACCTTACGTTACACCTGTTAGTAAAACAGTTTTAATCGAACAATTAaagtatttatattttaaatataATAAATATTAATTCAACACCTGCGAGGAACCGTTCAGGTCTTCATAAATCTACTTTCTTCAACTCTCCGTCAAACTCACAATGGTATGTATGCAAAGCATGATTTTCCTAGTGTTGAGAGTATCAATTAattctaaaatcatttttctagaCTTCGTTAAACCCAGTACGTGTTTTAAAACAAGAAGCCGAAGAAGAAAAGGCCGAAACAGCCAGGTTATCAAGTTTCGTCGGCGCCATAGCTGTCGGTGACTTGGTCAAAAGTACTCTTGGACCTAAAGGAAtggataaaattttagtttcgaTGGGACGTAACCATGGCCTAGTAAGATGAAACAATTTCTCTATTCATCCTTGTCGTATTCTATTCTTGTTATACTAACATATTTCTCTTCAGGTCGAAATCACGAACGACGGTGCCACCATTCTAAAATCAATCGGTGTAGATAATCCGGCCGCTAAAATTTTAGTCGATATGGCTAGAGTTCAAGACGACGAAGTAGGAGATGGAACTACTTCGGTCACAGTATTCGGTAAATTGATCTCTTTACTTTGATGACATTTATTACTCGACATATTGTGTACTACTTTGTGTAATTCCAGCTGCCGAATTATTACGCGAAGCTGAGAAATTAGTGGCTCAAAAAATCCATCCTCAAACTATAATCGCTGGTTGGAGACGAGCTGTGCAAATCGCGTTAGAAGCTCTATCAAGAAATTCTTTAGATAATAGGTATGTTGTAATGTGGCTATAATATGGTTTTAGTGGtggaatttttgttaattttcatttttacttagCGGTAATAACGAGAAATTTGAAGAAGATTTACTCAACATTGCTCGCACAACTTTAAGTTCAAAGATTCTTTCCCAGCATAAAGAACAATTCTCCAAACTTGCTGTGCAAGCTGTTCTCCGTTTAAAAGGTTCCGGCGATCTATCAGCCATCcaaataattaaaaagaaagGCGGTTGCCTAGAAAATTCGTTTTTGGACGATGGTTTGTTTAAATTCTTGTTTGCAATTCAAATCTATCGCGTAATTCTTCGATGGTAAATTGATAATACTTATTTTATATTCGTTAGGTTTCTTACTCGACAAAAAAATCGGCCAGCATCAACCCAAAAGAATTGAAAACGCTCGTATTTTGATCGCCAATACTCCCATGGATACCGATAAAATTAAAGTATTCGGATCCAAAGTGAAAGTCGACTCGATGGCTAAAATAGCCGATATTGAATTAGCcgaaaaagagaaaatgaaagATAAGGTTAATAAAATCTTGAAACACAAATGCAACGTATTCATCAACAggtaaaataagattttttagACGTTTTAAATCCTCGAAAGTCAATCTTTCTAATATTAATGTATTTTGTAGGCAATTGATTTACAACTACCCGGAACAATTATTCGCCGATGCCGGTGTTATGGCTATTGAACATGCTGATTTCGATGGAGTCGAGCGTCTTGCGCTTGTAACCGGTGGCGAAATCGTTTCCACGTTTGATGATCCCGAACGTGTAAAATTGGGTCAATGCAGCTTAATCGAAGAAGTACGTTACAATGTTTGAATTATTTCTTAAACTCAGATTCCGATTGTAATCCTACTCCATTTTAGGTTATGATTGGCGAAGATACTTTATTACGGTTTTCCGGAGTTCAATTAGGCGAAGCTTGTACTATTGTGATTCGTGGTGCTACTCAGCAGATCATCGATGAAGCCGATCGTTCTCTCCACGATGCTCTTTGCGTACTGGCTACTACAGTTCGCGAAACCAAAGTTGTATTCGGTGGTGGTATGTTGGAAATTATCAAACGTCAACTCCCCTTTATTTATCTTGTGATTAATCGCGAATTCTTACAGGTTGCAGTGAGATGTTGATGGCATGCGCTGTCAACGCTGAAGCGGCTAAAACACCGGGTAAAGAAGCTGTGGCTATGGAATCGTTCGCTTTCGCTTTACAAATGTTACCTACTGTTATTGCCGATAATGCTGGTTACGATTCGGCTCAATTAGTCAGCGAATTACGAGCTGAACACACGTGCGGAAATAATACCGCTGGATTAGGTTTGTTGAAAGTAatcatttataattttatcgtagtggacattttttttgaaaaccaatgtTGATTTCTTTCAGATATGGAAGTTGGAAGAATCGGTTGTATGAAGAAATTAGGTATTACAGAATCATTCGTAGTGAAACAACAAATGCTTCTGTCCGCTTCTGAAGCTGCCGAAATGATCCTTCGTGTTGATAATATCATAAGAGCTGCGCCTAGAAAACGTGTCGCTGATCGTGGTCGATGTTAAAATTATTGCTgccgttttattttttactaaaattaagAACGAACTAATTGTATTTAACATTACTTCACATTCTTACTTGTTTAAATCCTGTTTTTACATCCCAGATTTATTTAACATTATTTATTTAAGCCTTCGCGTCGAAACCGTCGTATTTCTTCGTAagcaaataatttttatacaaaatttccgttttttttttatttttaaaaattatattttgtattaatttcCTGCAAATAGATAAATTCATCGAAAAGTATGTTTTCTGTACATTTtactaacgaaaaaaaaaggcctgttgaaagaaaaaattcgaacATCATTCGTCAatgaatttattaatcattgctAGAAAATACGTAACATCGTAAAACGTAcgagaaaattacaaaagtaCCTGTTGGACTAATGACTCAAAACTATGTAATATAAAAGGAATGCATAGAACTACATCAAAAACAGTAATTCTGAACACCCGGTAACATATTTGTATAAACGAAAGAGTGTCGTTATAAATTACAtcttaataataaaatatatttgaaaatgtaattaaaactcgaaatataaaaaatgaaagtcgtTTGTACATTACATAAccctttaaaaatttaatggtaCCACTATTATAtagggaaaaatttgaaacagtaaAATATCTATTGATAACACATCCTAAATTTCAAGGAACGTGATCTTTTTCGAGATTAGACCCACTAAACTTCGAATAAAGATTTCGACTAGCAATTCATGATCGGATTGACTAATGAAAGTTTCATTTGAAAAGATGATTAATAGCACTCAAACAGAAAGAAAGAGATCAAAGAGAtcctaaaaaaatggtttccttaaaattataaaataaaaacataattctcttatgtgaaaaaaaaatgaacacaattTTATGGTTGATTTTGGGCAACCTTCTTATCGCCGTTTTTCCAATACCATGACCCTGGATGTTGAGTCAACCCAATTAGTATATCTTCCGCAGTACGTTTGGCTTGTTTTAATTTATGCATATGAACTTTAGGTATTGTCCATTCtaataatatttcaatatttttcagaagggtgacattttcgtcaaaatcttcGCTATTATAAGGTCGTCTTCCAGAACTTTTAATAGTTTCACACAACACGTCATCGATTAGACGCTTACCGAAACCCAATCTTTCGAGCCTGAAACGAACAAATGTTTGAATCAAAGCGTGTAATTACTAGTCTTACTTTAGCATACTGAACCAACAACGTACCTTTCCGGTGATGAAATCTTCTTCAGCAATATGGCCAACAGGGTTCTCATATTAGAAATGCTCATCCTGGTACCATCGGCTTGATCATTTTCGACATCTTGCTCGGTTCCGCTACAGTTTTCTTGATGTTGaatgaacgattttttcccTTTGAAATTCATCTTACAAACGGTGCAAAAATACGGTTTATCAGTTTTATGTATTGTTCTCATATGCTTCCTCAGATGAGCTAATTGACCGAAGGCGGTATTTTCGCAAATAAAACATCTGAACGGTTTTTCTCCGGTATGAACTCGAATATGAATTTTAAGCACCGAAGAATGCGAAAACGTAGCGTCGCAAATCGGACAAACGTAAGGCTTATCACCGGTATGAGTTCTTTGATGAACGGTCAACTGCGATTTTTGTACGAAAGTTGCTTCGCATTTATCGCATTTGTACGGTTTTTCTTGTTGATGAATACGTAGATGCTGCCTAAGATGGCCTTTGAAATTAGCGTTGCATATTTTACAAGTGAATGCTTTTTGATTACGATGGTAACAGTTTAAATGCTTATGAAGCCCGTCCTGACGTACGAATGCTTTACCGCAGATTTCACAAACGAAGTCACGTTTTCCTTGATGACGTTTCAAGTGATTCTGTAGGTTGGTACGatttgtgaatgatttaccGCATAGGTCGCAAACGAAGGGACGTGTTTTCAGATGAGTTCGTTGATGTTGCGAAAGTAATCCGGCTCGACGGAAGCGTTTGTGACATTCGAGAcatctttaaaaataaaatcaagattAATTTCGGGTATTGAAATTCAAGTATCATAGATAGCcaagtacctaatacctattatACTATTTTAATATAAACCACAACCTTAAATGCATGCAAGCTTGCATTATTTCAAGGAAAATGTTTAAAGAATGCAACATTATTGCAATTgtgctaaaaataattttatacagCCACCaccaataaaattatttttaatacgaATGCCtgtaattcagattttttttcgtttgttcgGATTGTTTGCTGCTGTATTTGTCACCTGGATCtcgtttaggtttttttttggcggtataaaaatttaccagaatgTTCGAGATATAGCCTTCGAGTAACATAgttcaagtaattaaaaaaaaaacacgacaaaattagaaaataacgTTGATCAACCACTGAACTTGAAATGTTTACCTGTATGGTTTTTCTCCAGTATGAATTCTAATATGTTGTTTaaggttattttttaaataaaatggtTTGTTGCAATAAAAGCATATATACAACGAATCCGCATCTTTGGTATGATGTACACCGATCATGTGAAGCTGCAAATTACTACTTTGGGTGAATTTATTTCCACACAGGTTACAATGATAGGGTTTTTCTCCGGTATGCGTACGGTAAtgctttttcaacagatatttAAACACGAAGCTTTTCGTGCAAACATTACATTGAAAACGACTTTTCTCTTTACTCATGTCGTCAATTCACTATAGGTAAGCTTTCTCTTGAAGATTATACTGGTTGCAATCAATACGAAAGCTAACTTGATAAGTATCCTAAATTGTTTAGCAAAAGGATAGGTCAGTTTATTAAGAAGAAAGTCAACTTAGTAACTCCCAATCACCATTTCGTGCTTTAAATTCATCTATAAATTGAAGTGCTAAAAAAAGTACATGCATAGCACCAGGAAGTCTCCAAACACCGGACTGAAAGTCAACAGGATTCGTTTTAATGAAAGTTATCCGTTACTGCCACCAAACTGATTCCTTAATGAATATAGCTCAatcaatttacattattttggcAGCTCATGTGATGGGATTGACTAGACTACTTGAACCGATGAATTGAAAGTAATAATTCGTGGTAGCTAATTCCTTGACAAGGGTTTCCCTTAGCATCGCTCAAGTCCATTAGTTCAACCTGAAATGTGAATGAAAGATTAAAATTACTGCTGTATTTACTTGGGTTTCGAATGATTGTTCAACAAATTCTGATAAGTGATAACATTTGGAAGCGATAAGGTTTCAGAAAATGTACTCACTTTTCCTTTGAAATGAACTTCATTTCTCACATGACAGCTTTTCAGTAGCACTTGTTCATTTAGATCTTCACATGGATCAGTTTTTAGGATCACTGACCATCACAAGATACTCACACAATTAGATATTTTCGCCGAAAATTCACCGACGACACCGACGGAAAATCCGAAATGTCTGCAGTGATCAGCTGATCACACACTGGGTAACAATGCGagagcaatttttcatttctcttccTGACTTCGTAATTTCAAATTACCTGAATgtttatggaaaatttatttttggtaaaaattcagcTCTACTTCGTTAATAAATGtgattaattttctaaaatgcaaaagtaaatttttctgttatcaatttatgtcaaaaatcatcaaaagtcgAAAGTTTTATCTTTTTAGAAcgatactttgaaaatttgacagtttttttacTTCCAACGTTGTTTTACATTGTTACTTAGTAATCTCAGTCAACTGTAAAATGTTCATTCAAGAATTTTAAGATTCAAGTGTTTTCGGTGCATCTCGATcatcaatgtgaaaaaatgaattcaaaagcATTCGAGTACTTCGTAAAAGTATTGAGAAATAATACTGCAGCGTTGAATTACCATAAGTACGTCTCGAAGCCAGTTCTACTCACGAATTCATTCAGGTACTCGACCACCACTTCTAAACCTGCAGATATATTGGATTTTTACGCTGATCTGATAAcacaaaaattcgagaaatctCAACTTGAAAACAACCTATCACCACCAGTACCGCTAGAGAAAAAACCGCACACAGATAAAGCTTTTCCAACGACGAGTAAAGTTGATCTAATAATATCAGACATGAATACAAGAAATCCTCACATAACTTCCAAAATGTTGGCAAATCAGTTGACTGTTTCGTTGGAAAAAGTGGATTTTCCTGAGATCAGTAAAATAATTAGTTTCTGTATCGATAAACGAATGACTTTACCGGGCAGCTTATTGTGTACAATTGCTTGCAAATATTCGAATCACGGTTTATTAGATGATTTAACATTGTTGCAAACGCTATGTAAACTCGACGAAGAAGAATATCGTAATAATGCCGAATTTCTGCATTACTTCGCGTATTGCTACTGGATTTGCGGTAATAGTACGAAATGTGTCAAATTTCTGAGAGAATGCTGCGATAAATACCCTACTTTGAACGATGTAaccaaaagaattttgaaaatgattatatCTCAAGCAGTTAGCTCCAGAAGTCAAGCTCAGCTCGTTATTATAACAGATTTCGTCAAAGAATTCACGGATCGGTTTAGCGATTATTATTTACTCACTGTGTTGTGGAAAGAACTATTCCTAAGCGAATGGTTCGCTGATCAACAGCTAGCCGATGAGTTGTTAGATTCTAACGAAGAGCTACAGAAATGCATTACGTTAATAGTTCCTACATTAGTTTCACATCTACTGGGTGCTAATAAAGTCGACGACGTTTATCGTTTTACACAAGTGCTTTTAAAGTACAGTTTAATAGATCAGTATTCAATGACGCTTCAGATACTCTTCGATCATCATTGTAAGTTAATTTCGTAGCATTAGAGTTCATTTGATAATTTGCATCGATTCTAATGTTTATGTATTTCTCCAGGTACTCTTAATGATAAAAGTCGATgcgctgaaattgtcaaatcaTCTGTTGCATTGAAAGCGCCGTTACGAGAAGAACAATATAAGCAATTTATTTCTTGGACCGTGTTTGGGAGTCCGTCGAAGTATATTGATAAAGCCGTTATGGAGAAGCTTTATTCgtcattttagtatttttttttatcgtgtatCGTTTGCGAACCATTTCTAATTTGTTATTACTtagttttcaaataaatgatttgttcagtttattttttcattacttcaGAATCCCAATCAAGTTTCAGGTAATATGTACATTCGTCGACAGAAATTATTCCAACATGAATATTCGATCATTTCAAATGTTGGTAATAATACATGAATAAAGTATCGTATatttataaaatgaataacaaattaggtatttcatttaaaataatatattaaagtgataaattagaaaataaaaatataataaaaattgtaacatAATTAAAAACAACAGTATAAATTTAATCACAATATAATTCGAACAGTTATGGTATcttaaaaataaatagatactCTAATTCTAACACCTCGTaacccataaaaaaaatcaattttcgtttCTTGACGAATCGAATGGCGCAATCCGCAGGAGTCCACGAGTAATACTTTTGGAGTTAAAGTCATCACGT
The sequence above is a segment of the Planococcus citri chromosome 3, ihPlaCitr1.1, whole genome shotgun sequence genome. Coding sequences within it:
- the LOC135840868 gene encoding uncharacterized protein LOC135840868 isoform X1, whose translation is MVKTKRNQSPPFSPSKVDLSMNTVSEIVQAASSAVLLPEISKFTGEVSATEAKEWLKSVENQGLIGGWNKLQKLETAKRLLTKAAKSWYLLNADDIKSWSDFRSCFWETFIGEDDGNVVDKWERFSARCQQDNESSIEYIFDKLRLAKDVGASVAESKNAVCAGFKSEDMANYLRIYDYSKAADWSKRLREFESSKSKPDVAESENEKPVVPDPETKKSESVLLVNTALGVDREKYVKTAVINGKTISGALIDNGSSVCVMRASTAVTLCETIQPPSNTRIFGVGNLENGSEVLGKIVGTVSVDGVAVPETEILILRDNALPVPLVIGCSWIENPNVAMIKWKDQFIITQANRVSLNENSVVFSAKKSPCNIVETSVNFVRVENAGKIAEKSEIRVRNRKRKRKPVREKSFIVSDKRDNCRFCFSEENCTISPELRSPKFRKKCVNRCVEDNTHCRMAECGKPHG
- the CCT2 gene encoding T-complex protein 1 subunit beta, yielding MTSLNPVRVLKQEAEEEKAETARLSSFVGAIAVGDLVKSTLGPKGMDKILVSMGRNHGLVEITNDGATILKSIGVDNPAAKILVDMARVQDDEVGDGTTSVTVFAAELLREAEKLVAQKIHPQTIIAGWRRAVQIALEALSRNSLDNSGNNEKFEEDLLNIARTTLSSKILSQHKEQFSKLAVQAVLRLKGSGDLSAIQIIKKKGGCLENSFLDDGFLLDKKIGQHQPKRIENARILIANTPMDTDKIKVFGSKVKVDSMAKIADIELAEKEKMKDKVNKILKHKCNVFINRQLIYNYPEQLFADAGVMAIEHADFDGVERLALVTGGEIVSTFDDPERVKLGQCSLIEEVMIGEDTLLRFSGVQLGEACTIVIRGATQQIIDEADRSLHDALCVLATTVRETKVVFGGGCSEMLMACAVNAEAAKTPGKEAVAMESFAFALQMLPTVIADNAGYDSAQLVSELRAEHTCGNNTAGLDMEVGRIGCMKKLGITESFVVKQQMLLSASEAAEMILRVDNIIRAAPRKRVADRGRC
- the LOC135840869 gene encoding zinc finger protein OZF — its product is MSKEKSRFQCNVCTKSFVFKYLLKKHYRTHTGEKPYHCNLCGNKFTQSSNLQLHMIGVHHTKDADSLYICFYCNKPFYLKNNLKQHIRIHTGEKPYRCLECHKRFRRAGLLSQHQRTHLKTRPFVCDLCGKSFTNRTNLQNHLKRHQGKRDFVCEICGKAFVRQDGLHKHLNCYHRNQKAFTCKICNANFKGHLRQHLRIHQQEKPYKCDKCEATFVQKSQLTVHQRTHTGDKPYVCPICDATFSHSSVLKIHIRVHTGEKPFRCFICENTAFGQLAHLRKHMRTIHKTDKPYFCTVCKMNFKGKKSFIQHQENCSGTEQDVENDQADGTRMSISNMRTLLAILLKKISSPERLERLGFGKRLIDDVLCETIKSSGRRPYNSEDFDENVTLLKNIEILLEWTIPKVHMHKLKQAKRTAEDILIGLTQHPGSWYWKNGDKKVAQNQP
- the LOC135840875 gene encoding uncharacterized protein LOC135840875, which encodes MNSKAFEYFVKVLRNNTAALNYHKYVSKPVLLTNSFRYSTTTSKPADILDFYADLITQKFEKSQLENNLSPPVPLEKKPHTDKAFPTTSKVDLIISDMNTRNPHITSKMLANQLTVSLEKVDFPEISKIISFCIDKRMTLPGSLLCTIACKYSNHGLLDDLTLLQTLCKLDEEEYRNNAEFLHYFAYCYWICGNSTKCVKFLRECCDKYPTLNDVTKRILKMIISQAVSSRSQAQLVIITDFVKEFTDRFSDYYLLTVLWKELFLSEWFADQQLADELLDSNEELQKCITLIVPTLVSHLLGANKVDDVYRFTQVLLKYSLIDQYSMTLQILFDHHCTLNDKSRCAEIVKSSVALKAPLREEQYKQFISWTVFGSPSKYIDKAVMEKLYSSF